A stretch of the Argentina anserina chromosome 6, drPotAnse1.1, whole genome shotgun sequence genome encodes the following:
- the LOC126801119 gene encoding dof zinc finger protein DOF2.4 produces the protein MVFSSIPAYLDPANWQQQPSPHHHHHHLLSGSSSNNNNNINNSQLHSLPPPPPPLPSNPGGGGSGPGGAGSIRPGSMADRARMANIPMPEPALKCPRCESTNTKFCYFNNYSLTQPRHFCKTCRRYWTRGGALRNVPVGGGCRRNKRSSKGGGSSRSKSPVSSSDRPTGSASSSGQAIPSNSSTGTVDMIAAGLSPQIPPLRFINPFTDHHFGASENLGMNYGVNYGGGGIGDLGFQIGSGLGGGITSNPTGSLFEQQWRYQQQTPSFPFLSGGLDPPPGLFEGGGVEFPGYNQVRPRLLSSGSRVGVPSQMASVKTEDPHNQNHQQQEMNLSRQLLGIQGGNDSQYWMNSGGNGNGTSTTAWTDLSGFSSTSTATNHPL, from the exons ATGGTTTTTTCCTCCATTCCAGCTTATCTAGATCCAGCCAACTGGCAACAA CAACCAagtcctcatcatcatcaccatcactTATTATCCGGAAGCAGTAGcaataacaacaacaacatcaacaaCTCTCAGCTCCATTCTCTTCCACCTCCCCCGCCACCACTTCCTTCAAACCCTGGCGGTGGTGGCAGTGGACCTGGAGGTGCGGGCTCGATCAGGCCTGGTTCCATGGCTGATCGAGCTCGCATGGCTAACATCCCCATGCCTGAGCCAGCACTCAAATGCCCGCGCTGTGAGTCCACCAACACCAAGTTTTGCTACTTTAACAACTACAGCCTCACGCAGCCCCGTCACTTCTGCAAGACCTGCCGACGCTACTGGACACGTGGTGGTGCACTGAGGAACGTCCCAGTTGGAGGCGGCTGCaggagaaacaaaagaagcaGCAAAGGAGGAGGAAGTAGCCGGTCTAAATCCCCCGTCAGCAGCTCGGACCGCCCCACCGGTTCTGCTAGCTCATCCGGTCAGGCAATTCCCTCCAACAGTTCAACTGGAACTGTTGATATGATAGCAGCCGGGTTGAGCCCTCAAATTCCACCACTGCGTTTCATCAACCCTTTCACTGACCATCACTTCGGCGCCAGTGAGAATCTCGGCATGAACTACGGCGTGAACTACGGCGGTGGCGGAATAGGGGACTTGGGCTTTCAGATAGGGAGCGGTTTAGGTGGAGGAATCACTAGTAATCCTACCGGATCGCTTTTCGAGCAGCAATGGAGGTATCAGCAGCAAACGCCGTCGTTTCCTTTCTTGAGTGGAGGTTTGGATCCTCCTCCTGGTTTGTTTGAGGGCGGTGGAGTTGAGTTTCCGGGATATAATCAAGTGCGGCCGAGGCTACTATCATCCGGTAGCAGGGTTGGGGTTCCTTCGCAAATGGCTTCGGTGAAGACGGAAGATCCTCACAATCAGAATCATCAGCAACAAGAGATGAACCTGTCGAGGCAGCTATTGGGGATTCAAGGAGGGAATGATAGTCAGTACTGGATGAACTCCGGTGGGAATGGGAATGGTACTTCAACAACTGCGTGGACAGATCTTTCCGGTTTTAGCTCTACTTCCACTGCCACCAATCATCCTCTATAA
- the LOC126796779 gene encoding uncharacterized protein LOC126796779 produces the protein MFVKKISKPPTGGNWRWQCNFCKLYFNGSHTRVKSHLLKEGTAGIASCTKVNPEAYAKLHKLVNECKVRLANAASRQVPLPSSGQQKGSTSAPATSSPGETYHAYRPYTQEFSQFTASDMGKKRKTSVGALAKAWNNSAREECDGEVARMFYTGGLSFNLARNPHYRMSYVRASTLPGYVPPGYNALRTTLLAKERRNIEKHLEPIKLTWRDKGVSICSDGWSDAQKRPLINVMATCERGPMMLRAINCEGEYKDHKLIAKFIKKAIKEVGYENVVQVVTDNAPVCAKAGALVESKYPTIFWTPCVVHTLNLALKNICTPSNIAQNMDMYDACCWIQPVAEDVMFIKNFIMNHGMRLVMFNDHCNLKLLSVAPTRFASTVIMFKRFKMIKNGLQQMVISPKWDHYKEDDYRKAASVKEKLLDVLMWDDIDYILTFTEPIYEMIRKADTDKPCLHLVYEWWDNMIEKVKNAIYRKERKQLDQESTFWNAVYGVLINRWTKSNTSLHCLAHSLNPKYYSAEWLNEDPNRVAPHKDLEVTNERKTCFMRYFANEDDRRKVNIEFANFSMAMAHFGSTDAIRDRYLMEPLMWWAVHGSSAPTLQGIAFKLLGQPCSSSCCERNWSTYNFIHSLKRNKIRPQRAEDLIFVHTNLRLLARQNQNYNQGSTKMWDVGGDKFDSLEDTNVGRLEIAELSLDEPQLEAVLFGDDDDIEVGVIEEEGIGGDE, from the exons ATGTTTGTTAAGAAGATTAGCAAACCTCCAACTGGAGGTAACTGGAGGTGGCAATGCAATTTTTGCAAGCTATACTTCAATGGCTCACACACTAGAGTTAAGAGTCATTTGCTGAAAGAAGGAACCGCAGGTATTGCTTCTTGCACCAAGGTTAATCCTGAAGCATATGCTAAATTACATAAGTTGGTGAATGAGTGCAAGGTGAGATTAGCAAATGCAGCTAGTAGACAAGTTCCTCTACCATCATCAGGACAACAAAAAGGGAGTACTTCGGCTCCTGCTACTAGTAGCCCTGGGGAGACTTATCATGCATATAGGCCATATACACAAGAATTTAGTCAATTTACAGCATCTGACATGGGAAAGAAGAGGAAAACAAGTGTTGGTGCTCTTGCAAAAGCATGGAATAACTCGGCTAGGGAGGAATGTGATGGTGAGGTTGCGAGGATGTTCTACACTGGTGGCCTATCATTCAATCTTGCAAGAAATCCACACTACCGGATGTCTTATGTTCGTGCTTCTACTCTTCCTGGTTATGTTCCACCAGGTTACAATGCTTTGAGGACCACACTACTTGCAAAGGAAAGAAGGAACATTGAGAAACATTTAGAGCCAATCAAGCTTACATGGAGGGATAAGGGTGTGAGTATATGTAGCGATGGCTGGTCCGATGCACAAAAAAGGCCTTTGATTAATGTGATGGCTACATGCGAGCGTGGTCCAATGATGTTGAGAGCAATAAATTGTGAGGGGGAATACAAGGACCATAAATTGATTgcaaaattcattaaaaaagCCATCAAGGAGGTTGGTTATGAAAATGTTGTGCAAGTGGTTACGGACAATGCTCCCGTTTGTGCAAAGGCCGGTGCATTGGTAGAAAGTAAGTATCCTACTATCTTTTGGACACCATGTGTAGTTCATACTTTGAATCTTGCTTTGAAGAACATTTGCACACCTTCTAATATTGCTCAAAATATGGATATGTATGATGCATGTTGTTGGATACAACCGGTTGCGGAGGATGTAATGTTTATTAAAAACTTCATTATGAATCATGGAATGAGATTGGTTATGTTTAATgatcattgcaatttgaagttGCTTTCGGTTGCTCCAACAAGGTTTGCTTCTACTGTTATTATGTTTAAGAGGTTCAAGATGATCAAGAACGGTTTGCAACAAATGGTGATTAGTCCAAAGTGGGATCACTATAAGGAGGATGACTATAGGAAGGCGGCTTCGGTGAAGGAAAAGTTGCTGGATGTGTTAATGTGGGATGATATTGACTACATCCTTACTTTTACCGAACCGATATATGAGATGATTAGGAAAGCGGATACAGATAAACCTTGTCTTCATTTAGTATATGAATGGTGGGAtaacatgattgagaaagTGAAGAATGCTATCTATAGGAAGGAAAGAAAGCAATTGGATCAAGAGTCTACATTTTGGAATGCGGTATATGGAGTGTTGATAAATCGTTGGACCAAGAGCAATACTTCCCTTCATTGCTTGGCACATTCTTTGAATCCCAA GTACTATAGTGCGGAATGGCTTAATGAAGATCCTAATCGTGTTGCTCCTCATAAAGATTTAGAGGTtacaaatgaaagaaaaacttGTTTCATGCGGTACTTTGCCAATGAAGATGATAGAAGAAAGGTTAACATAGAATTTGCCAATTTTTCTATGGCCATGGCTCATTTTGGAAGTACAGATGCAATCAGGGATAGGTATTTAATGGAGCCACTTATGTGGTGGGCAGTCCATGGATCTTCGGCACCAACTCTTCAAGGCATAGCCTTCAAGCTTCTAGGTCAACCTTGTTCTTCCTCATGTTGTGAAAGAAATTGGAGTACTTACAATTTTATTCACTCTTTGAAGAGGAATAAGATTAGACCACAAAGAGCGGAAGATTTGATATTTGTGCATACCAATCTTCGCCTCTTAGCAAGGCAAAACCAGAACTACAATCAAGGTAGCACTAAAATGTGGGATGTTGGAGGTGATAAGTTTGATTCATTGGAGGACACTAATGTTGGAAGACTTGAGATTGCCGAACTTTCACTTGATGAACCACAATTGGAGGcggttttgtttggtgatgatgatgatattgaAGTGGGAGTCATTGAAGAAGAGGGTATTGGTGGAGATGAGTGA
- the LOC126799042 gene encoding 60S ribosomal protein L36-2-like, with the protein MAPSQPKTGLFVGLNKGHVTTKKELAPRPSDRKGKTSKRVHFVRNLIREVAGFAPYEKRITELLKVGKDKRALKVAKRKLGTHKRAKKKREEMSNVLRKMRSGGTTEKKK; encoded by the exons ATGGCGCCGTCGCAGCCCAAGACCGGGCTCTTCGTCGGTCTGAACAAGGGCCACGTCACCACCAAGAAGGAACTGGCTCCTCGCCCTTCTGACCGTAAAGGG AAAACAAGCAAGAGGGTTCACTTCGTGAGGAACCTGATCAGGGAAGTTGCTGGGTTCGCTCCGTATGAGAAGAGGATCACTGAGCTCTTGAAGGTCGGCAAGGACAAGCGTGCTCTTAAGGTCGCCAAGAGAAAGTTGGGTACCCACAAGAGGGctaagaagaagagagaggagatgtCCAATGTTCTCCGCAAGATGAG GTCTGGTGGTACCACAGAGAAAAAGAAGTAA